In the Bradyrhizobium guangzhouense genome, one interval contains:
- the hfq gene encoding RNA chaperone Hfq, with the protein MAADRAQNLQDTFLNHVRKTKTPLTIFLVNGVKLQGIVTWFDNFCLLLRRDGHSQLVYKHAISTIMPGAPIQLFEGGEDQPA; encoded by the coding sequence ATGGCGGCAGACCGCGCACAAAACCTACAGGACACCTTCCTCAATCACGTTCGCAAAACCAAAACGCCACTGACGATCTTTCTGGTCAACGGAGTGAAGCTCCAGGGCATCGTGACCTGGTTCGACAATTTCTGTTTGCTGCTTCGGCGCGACGGTCATTCGCAGCTGGTCTACAAGCATGCGATCTCGACCATCATGCCGGGCGCTCCGATCCAGCTGTTCGAAGGCGGCGAGGATCAGCCGGCTTGA